A single genomic interval of Asterias amurensis chromosome 1, ASM3211899v1 harbors:
- the LOC139934095 gene encoding carboxypeptidase B-like: MKFLLILAVIGLASCAPGHVKYDGYEVLRIVPRSGNQLEWLQKFGEKFVSKLDFWKQAHDVDQPMDVMVPPHFQMELREILEENDVTFSVLIEDVQQVIREQMESSVSINGIFDSFDYNVYHTYDEVMKWVTDFAAEYSSIAEEIVVTKSLEGRDIKAIKLGKKVSGKPGAFMQGGIHAREWISPATMLNMAKKLAENYGSDAAVTAFLDTFDFYIVPVLNVDGYSYSWTNDRMWRKNRQFNSKRLCRGVDLNRNYEYEWGGRGASSNDCDQDFRGPSAMSEPELIGLTNWLLGLKAAGQPFHLHMDVHAYGLYWLYPWGYSKLVPLPAEAGDMDAVAQKATSALASLYGTSYLVGGSAKAMYAASGASEDWAFGTLGAKYTYVVELRDEGRYGFLLPESQIEETALETFEALKEVGRNLVAEYGS; encoded by the exons ATGAAGTTCCTTTTGATTCTGGCTGTTATTGGCCTGGCAAGCTGTGCACCTGGACATGTCAAATATGATGG atatgAGGTACTACGAATCGTTCCTCGATCAGGAAATCAACTAGAATGGCTTCAGAAGTTTGGAGAGAAATTTGTGTCAAAG TTGGACTTCTGGAAGCAAGCCCATGATGTGGACCAGCCAATGGATGTGATGGTACCACCACACTTCCAGATGGAGCTGAGGGAGATTCTGGAAGAGAATGACGTTACATTCAGCGTCCTCATTGAAGATGTTCAGCAAGTCATCAGAGAACAGATGGAGTCTTCAGTCAGCATCAACGGCATCTTTGATTCATTTGACTACAATGTTTATCACACTTATGATGAG GTGATGAAGTGGGTAACAGACTTTGCAGCTGAATACAGTTCTATTGCAGAGGAGATTGTTGTCACTAAATCTTTGGAGGGAAGGGACATCAAAGCCATTAAG CTTGGTAAGAAAGTGTCTGGTAAACCAGGCGCCTTCATGCAGGGAGGTATTCACGCAAGAGAGTGGATCAGTCCAGCTACTATGCTCAACATGGCTAAGAAG CTTGCTGAAAACTATGGCAGTGATGCTGCTGTAACAGCCTTCCTCGACACATTTGATTTCTACATCGTACCAGTGCTCAATGTCGATGGGTACTCCTACTCATGGACAAAT GACCGAATGTGGCGTAAGAATCGTCAGTTTAATTCCAAGAGACTTTGCAGGGGAGTAGACCTCAACAGGAACTATGAATACGAATGGGGAG gaCGTGGTGCAAGCAGTAATGACTGCGACCAAGACTTCCGTGGTCCAAGTGCCATGTCCGAGCCTGAACTGATTGGACTGACTAACTGGCTCCTTGGGCTCAAGGCTGCTGGTCAACCCTTCCATCTTCACATGGATGTCCATGCTTATGGTCTGTACTGGCTATACCCATGGGGTTACTCCAAACTTGTCCCCTTGCCTGCTGAGGCTGGTGATATG GATGCAGTTGCACAGAAGGCCACATCAGCCCTTGCTAGTCTCTACGGCACATCATACCTAGTCGGAGGATCTGCCAAGGCTATGT ATGCAGCCTCAGGTGCTAGTGAGGATTGGGCTTTCGGTACCCTAGGAGCCAAATACACCTACGTCGTGGAGCTCCGTGATGAGGGACGATACGGTTTCCTTCTCCCAGAGTCTCAGATTGAAGAAACTGCTTTGGAGACATTTGAGGCTCTCAAGGAGGTCGGAAGGAACCTTGTTGCTGAATATGGCTCTTAA
- the LOC139934087 gene encoding carboxypeptidase B-like has translation MKLLLVLSLCVLGAFAQSKSYAGYQVFQITPHNDIQHKRMSNLNFIFNEELDFWSSSPVNQPSEVMVPPHHVAQMKNELADMELDYTIKWSNVQTLIEKENAKIQSRVPQNTLASFDYNVYHSYQEIMNWITNFVNSAPPTKLTLTEIEVGRSYENRQIKAIKLSTGSGRYGAYTQGGIHAREWVSPATVINLLKKFVDGYANGDTTAVKFFEKFDWYVIPLLNVDGYFFTRPESNPSDRLWRKNRQPTTIAQCVGIDMNRNYGYKWANGGSSSNPCSQVYHGEAPYSAGELKIVTDWLLSMKQSQTFHIHVDVHSFSQYWVYPYGYCYTSERKTADHYDLQYVAKKSTEALTAVHGTYYIYSTAGDWYPAAGSSEDFGYEILKAKYTYTIEMRDTGKYGFELPENQIKPCGEETYAGFQKFFSLVTDEY, from the exons ATGAAACTTCTTCTGGTCTTGTCGTTGTGCGTACTTGGTGCTTTTGCACAAAGCAAGTCTTATGCTGG ATACCAGGTGTTCCAGATTACACCCCACAATGACATTCAGCACAAACGGATGAGTAATCTCAACTTCATCTTTAACGAGGAG CTGGATTTCTGGAGTAGCTCTCCTGTAAACCAACCAAGTGAAGTCATGGTACCTCCACACCATGTCGCCCAGATGAAGAATGAACTGGCAGACATGGAACTTGACTACACCATCAAGTGGAGTAATGTCCAGACGCTGATCGAGAAAGAAAATGCAAAGATTCAAAGTCGAGTCCCTCAAAATACCTTAGCTTCGTTTGACTACAATGTGTACCACAGTTATCAggag ATCATGAACTGGATTACGAATTTTGTCAACAGCGCACCCCCGACCAAACTCACACTCACTGAAATTGAAGTTGGACGATCTTATGAGAACAGACAAATCAAGGCAATCAAG TTGAGCACAGGAAGTGGTCGTTATGGTGCGTACACCCAGGGTGGGATACATGCCAGAGAATGGGTGTCACCAGCCACTGTTATAAATCTTCTCAAAAAG TTTGTTGATGGCTACGCAAATGGTGACACCACTGCAGTCAAATTCTTTGAGAAATTTGATTGGTACGTCATTCCTTTACTTAACGTTGATGGTTACTTCTTCACCAGACCTGAATCT AACCCAAGTGACAGATTGTGGCGCAAGAACCGTCAGCCAACTACAATTGCACAATGTGTTGGAATTGACATGAACAGAAACTATGGATATAAGTGGG CTAATGGAGGTTCATCTTCAAACCCCTGCTCCCAAGTCTACCACGGTGAAGCACCATATTCAGCTGGTGAGTTGAAGATAGTCACAGATTGGCTTCTTAGCATGAAGCAGTCACAAACATTCCACATCCACGTCGATGTTCATTCCTTCAGTCAGTACTGGGTCTACCCATACGGCTACTGCTACACTTCAGAAAGAAAGACTGCCGACCATTATGATTTG CAATATGTTGCAAAAAAATCCACAGAGGCACTGACTGCGGTGCACGGAACATACTACATTTACTCGACAGCCGGTGACTGGT ACCCAGCAGCTGGATCAAGCGAGGATTTCGGCTACGAGATCCTCAAGGCCAAATACACTTACACCATTGAGATGAGAGACACAGGCAAATATGGCTTTGAGCTGCCCGAGAATCAGATCAAACCATGTGGGGAAGAAACCTACGCTGGCTTCcaaaaattcttcagtttggtCACTGATGAGTACTAA